Within Nitrospira sp. MA-1, the genomic segment AGATGAATGCCGCTAATTCCGAGTTCTTTTTCGCATGCGCGAAGGCCGGGAGCACGGCCACCTGAGCGATATATCCTAATCCTACAACCGCGTACCGGATAGGGATTGAGGGCTTTGTTTGTGTGCGTGATCTCTTTTTTGTCGATGTTTTTTTGGGTGCCATGATGTGATTCCATTCTCTTAAGATCTTAAGAAAAAAATTATTGGTTTTTATATCAGGGTCTGCTTTTTAGCAAAACTGTGGAAAACCCTTGTCGGGAATTTTCCGGGTCGATATGACCGGGATCCGATACCCTCAAATAAAAAAGTTGGAGTAGGGAAGGTTCTGAAAAAGGAATGAGGCGGGAGGAACTCGAAGCGGGAAAAAGCACGGAGGCTTTTTCCCGCTTACAGACAATACGGAGATAATTAGTCGTGTCCAGTTTTACTCTTCGTATGGACACTCCCATCCATATTCCATGCGGGAGAGCCGTCAATCTTCCGCACGGTCAGGACTTTTCCGTTTCTTTTCAGCACAATTTTTGATGCGACAATCACACTTTCCCCTTCTTTCATGATGCGTGAACCGGTCACTTCGACTTTATCGCCTTCCGTAACCTCTACCCCCTGAGCTTTGAGGTAATTATCTGGTGCAACCCGCACACGCTCGGTTCCGGAGGAGGTTTTCACATCCAGCACGATAAGACTATCGGTTGTGGCGACTCCTGATTCAAACAGGTCATTATTCACGTTTTCCACCGTTCCATCGACTGTTTCGACAGTGGCCGGGTTGAAGTCCCTGGTATGAATGCCGGCTGCTTGTTGATTGTGGACTGATGGGTGGTTTTTAGCCGGCGCCTTTTCGCCAATCGGCGCTTCGGCGACCTGAACCATCATTTTATCATCTTGTTTGGTGAGCTTGACCTCCGCCCAGGGGATGGAATAATTTTCCGACCCGATGCCCAACGTTCCCCCGAATGTGCCTCCATAGGAGAGCACAATATAAGATATCTGGCCGGTCTTTTGGTCAATCAGTAAATCTTTGACCGTGCCAAGTTCCTTGCCCGCCTTGTCAATGACGGTGTTGCCAATAAGAGTATTGGCGTTGAGAAGAAGTTCATTAGATGGATGAGTCGATCCTCCTGATTCACTGAGGGCTAAGGACATGCCTCCTCCGATGAGAGCAAAGGCTAATGCCATTCCGAGCGTGCCACTGGTTCTACGTCTTGTGTTCATAATGATTAATTTCCTTTTTGTAAGAGTTTCTAAAAACTGATGGTGATTTGGTGATGTCATCTTCTTGATTTATAAGGTAATGGAATGGTCACGAGCCAAAAACCGTGCAATCTTCTTTCCTCCTCTTATTAAAAGGGCTAACCATCACGATAAAGGAAGGTAAATCGCCTCTGCGGCTAGGGGTGGCTGTACCTCTCACCTGGAAAAGGAATAGATTTCCGATGCGATGCTAGTTGTTTTGGAAAGGTTTCCGTGATCGGAAAGGATATATAGGAAATTTGGCCGGGATTCTGATCCTTTAACAATTCGGTAACCGTTGCCGACTTCCCCCCCGGACCTGTCGGGACTGATTCATTAAGTACGAACATCATCCCTCCCCCTGCCAGGCCAAACGCTATGATCATTCCGAGAATTCCTTTAAAGGTCATGAGTGGGGGCATGGTATGTTTTCCTTGTAAAAAACTTTCGTGAGTATCATCTGTGTTTTCTGATTTCCTGATTGTAAAGAAAATTGGAGAAAATGCGCCTGGAGAAAACCCTTGCTTCCTTGTTTTTTCTCCCTGACGCATATGGCCGAACAATATTTGGGAAATCGCGATTCAAGGGTTCTTGCCAGATGTTTTTGCTTCTCGTTTCAGGGGATAATTCCAAGAGAAATCCAAGATATAAATCCCAGGAGAAAGAGGTGAGAAGATGAGTCGAACAAGGATTGAGATGGGAGTCGTGATGCTGGGTTTCAGTATAACCCTCTTATTGAAAGCACAAGGATTCCCCCAGGGTCTACCAGAATCAAGTGCCCAGCAACTTCAGATTTCGGCGGATGAAGCTCAATCACATCAACCGAACCAATTTGGAGAGAAGAAGGACCTTCAGAAGCCCCAACCTGTCATCCCACCAAACAATGATGCTGAGATGGTCATAAAGCCGGATGTTCCTACCAACCCGGAAGCAGTGGTCACTCCGCCGGTGGTGGATCCGGAGATGGCTGTGGATCCTACCACTCGTCAGCCCATGACCGACGAAAAACTGGAAGAACTGACGCCAGAGGAATTAGAGGAGAACGCCCGAGGGGAGAAATAAACCGTTTTCAAAATACATGAGGTTGCTAAGGGTTTGTTATCAAAACGGCGGCGGCCTGATGCGGTAACGTCAATTTTGTGAGGCCCGCGCGAGAGTGGTGGTACGGCGGGGCACTACGACTGCTATTGCCCTTAACGGATCAGGCTTTATTTGTAAATCGTTTTCTTAATCTGGAGACCCCTTGGGCGCTGTATCTGGGTTAGGTTGCCTACACCCTCGTATCTCTGAACGACATTTCATCCGTTCGCTCGAAAAATTCCAACAGATGTCTTGTCACGATCTCCGGTTGGTCCAACATAACAAAGTGCCTTGCGTCCTTCACACGAATCAATCTCGAACCCTGAATATCCTTCACGAGCCTTTCTCCATAATGAATAGGTTGAAAACGATCGTTCTGACCCCATACGACCAGTGTTGGAATCCTGATTCTCGAGAGGAGATGGGTGATTTCCGTCGTGAGATTGGTATTCAATGCGGCTGCATTCCGTATGAGTGACAGTTTCCCCGTCTCGGTGGTGTAGGGTGCCAATAATCCATCCAATACTTCCCGGTTAACGGAGGAGGCAAATCCGCCCTTTAAGGCCTGTCGAAGCAATCGAACCGCAAGCGAGGCTGATAATTTCCGGTGAGCTTCAGGATGTCCAAACTGGAGCATCAATTCAATTGGCCAGGAGTCATAACAGACCGTGTTCATGACGATAAGCGTTTGAACCCGGTCGGGGAACAGGGTCGCCAACCTCAACGCGACACCGCCCCCGATATCATGCCCGATGATCGTGGCACGAGGGATTCCTAATTGTGTCATCCAGGAGGCAATCATATGGGCCTGGCAGGCGATGGAGCGATCAAAGCAATCGGCTTTATCACTAAAACCGAATCCGAGTAAATCAGGGATCAGGACGCGACGGGTTCGCGCCAACTCCGAAAAGATCCCGTGCCACAAATAACCCCAGACAGGGATCCCATGGATGAGGATAACAGGGGGACCAATTCCCGCCTCCACATAACTGAGAAACCGGTCGTTAAGCCGGCTGACGAGTTGAATCCGCTGAAATTCCCGCCAGGTCATGTTGGTGACTTCATTATGGGCGAGGGTACGCCAACCGGAAAGGGCGACATTTCCAAATCCTCACGAGATCGCCAATCCAGAGACATCAGCACGATATTTAAAATCAAAGGTGGCAAAAGGTGGGTAAAATCGGAGGTTGTCTCCAGGAAGCTCTGTCGTTTCCTTCCCAGAATCATCAACTGGTCCTCAGACAAGGTTAGTCGAGGAATGACCTCGCCTGCCATCTGTTGAGCCGCTTCCTGTAAGGCCACCGCGGCTTCCATGTATCGAGGTTGATGTATCACAGATTTTAGGCGATGCCAGACTGAAAGAAAATATTCCGGCCATAATGCCAACGTCCGGTAATCGCTGTTAATCCTGGTTAAACCCAATGTTCGTTGTAAATCCCGAAATGTTTTCCGGAGAGTGGCATTGTCCGGAGTTTCCTCGATCATTTCCATGGGGTACATGTGACGGGGAATTCCTCGCGTAATCAGCTCATGATCCTGTTGGCGGGATTGGAAAGCGGTCATAGTGGGATGATGGCAAGCGTATTCCACCGCGGACGTGATGAGCAGGAGCTTGGGATTGATGTAATGGTAAAGTTCGAGAGCGGCCTGTATGTGAAAAACCTGGCTTTCACCCAACCTGACGGACGAGGCCACCTCCAACCTGGGAAGTTTCTCGGCAAGGCGGGCAGCTAACGCCCGGAGTTGATCGGATGAATCTTCGAATACACGGGTTTCAGCGACCGGTCGAATTGACTCCCATAAGACAGGGAAAAACGTTGGATAGGCGGCCCATGTGCGAAAGTTGAGATTGACTCCGGAAACACGAAAGACCTGTTTAATCTCATGAAAAATGCTGTCCAGCTCTTTCTCAGCCTCTTCTTCTGGTATGGGATGGTTTTTCATAACACACAAAAATGAGTGGGGTGTTTATCCAAAGTGTGGGCCACGCGGCCTGAATTGACTACTAGCAGAAACCCTGTAGTTTCAACGGATGCCAGGGTTTTTGTTAGTTGTTGATCCATTTGTCCTTGCTTATCTTCTGAACTACACAGAGCGGCGCCCCATTGCATTGGAGCGCGTCGTCCCTCAGAACAGAATGGAGGCCATGGATGATGACTTCACCAACGACCACACGAGTTGAGGAAAATACCGACGCTGACATCAATGAGGAAATCTATAACCGCACAAAAAATAATGTTCTGTTGTATGCCTCAGCCGGGCCTTCGGCCATCGATCGAAGGTTAAGGGAGCTAGAGGTGGAATGGGATATCGAAAGAATACTTGAAGCCAATGCTGCCTCATTTTCCCTTATGGGCCTGGCATTGGGAGCTTTTATTGATCGCCGATGGTTTATATTTCCTGCCACCGTAGCCGGTTTTCTTCTGCAACATGCCATACAAGGCTGGTGTCCGCCGGTTCCCCTGTTCCGGCGAATGGGAATACGGACCGCACATGAGATTCAACAGGAGCGTCATGCGTTAAAGGCATTGCGGGGAGATTATCGGGACGTGGCCGAATTAAAGGCCGAAGTCAATGGGGCGGACGCTCTGCAGGTGACTCGAGCATTTGAGGCGGCCGGAAATAACTCCTCCACCTAGATGTTTAGGAGCATATTCGGCACAATCATCATCCACAACTCATGATCATTAAACAATTTCATGTGGAAAGTTTGGGGCACGCCTCCTATCTTCTCGGTTCGGAAGAAACCGGAGAAGCCTTCGTGGTGGATATACAGCGGGACGTGGAACCCTATCTCAAAGAATCCCGCACACAGGGAATGACGATTGCGTATGCCCTTGAAACCCATCAGCACAACGATTATGTGACGGGAATTCGTGAATTGGCCGAACGCATTCCTCTCCAATGCCTAGCGGGCCAACATGCCAAGCTCGGATATGACGCGCGTCCCATGGCCGATGGAGAGCGGTTAACAATTGGAGAAATAGAACTTCAAATTTTGCATACTCCGGGACATACACCCGAACACATCAGCGTTCTGGTGACGGACCGCTCGCGGGGTAAAGAACCCGTTCTGCTCCTCTCCGGGGGAGCCTTGTTGGTTGGGGATGTGGCCAGACCCGATCTTTTGGGTGGAACGGATGAAGCGGCTCATCACGCGGAGGTCATGTGCAAAATGCTCCAGGAAAAAATTCTGCCGCTTCCGGACTATGTGGAAGTCTACCCCACGCATGTGAGAGGCTCTCTGTGTGGGGGGAATATTGGAAGCAGGTTATCCACGACGATCGGGTACGAACGCCGGATGAATCCTCTTCTGGCCGACCTGGACAACAAAGACCATTTCGTCAAACATTGCCTGGATTTAAAGCATCTTCCCGGTGTGCCGCCCTATTGGCCCAGGATGCGGAAAATGAATAGTGAAGGCCCCCCTCTGCTTGGAACCATGCCCGAACCGCCTGCACTCACACCGGACCAGTTTTGCCGACAACAGGAAGAAGGGTGCCTTGTCGTCGATTGCCGCCAAGCGGAAGGGTTTACCACTCACATTCCCGGTGCGCTGAACGTTGGATTGGGATCATCGTTTGCGACATGGGCGGGTACGGTCATCCCGGCGGATACCCGGGTCTTACTTGTTTTGGATCATCCGGCAGACCTTTGGGAAGTGTCCTGGCAGCTTCTTCGAATCGGATATCCTACACCGGCAGGTTGGCTGGCGGGCGGGATGTTCGCATGGCGAACGGCAGCGAAACCCCTCCATCAGTTAACACAGTGGTCCGTGTGGGATCTTCAGGCTCACCTAGAGAAAGATTCCGATCTGGAGGTATTGGACGTTCGCCAGCCGGGGGAGTGGGCTGCCGGTCACATCAAGAATGCCCGATTTGTGACGGGCAGCGAACTCCCGCAACGTGTTCAGGAAATCAGAAAAAATCTACAGGTTGCGGTCATCTGTGGAAGCGGATACCGCTCGTCGGTCGCGGCAAGTTACCTTCAACATCATGGCTATCCAAACATCGTCAATGTGATTGGAGGAATGAGCGCTTGGAAAAAGGCTAACCTTCCGATTATCAAGGATTAATGCCCCAGTCCGGCCCGCTTGAGGGCGCCACAGGATTCCGCAAGAATTGTTCTATTTCAAAAGGCTTGAGCCCCCAGATGGTTGGTGGTGAAATTGACGTGTTAAGTTGGTTTGCTTTCGCCACCGCGGATCCTCTTCGGTAATACGACTCCTTTTGAGCATTTGGCCGCTCTTGTTGTTTTCGCCTCGGAGGATTCTTCTGCCATCGTAATTTCAGACATTTATCTGGAGGATATGTCCTGGTTGCACTCTATGAATGAATGCCCGGTGATATCGTGGAAAGAAGATGACGACATACACATCGAATGGGGTCAGGCCCATAAAGGGTTTGATGTGTAGGTTCCCAGAGGATAATAGAGATGTTCACAAGAAATGATTAAAATGTCGATGTGATTCAAACGGAGATAAAAAACTCTGTCAACAATGGGTGTCGGCCGATCGGACGATCTCCCCTTCGTCCGATCGGCTCCTACCCCTCACTAGATGGCATTCCCTGGCCCTAGTGATGCTTGTATGTCATGAAGCTCCTCATATCAATCTCATCACATACCTTGTTGACGTTTTTCCCTTTCTTCTGCCTTTTTATCTTCACCCGTATATCCTTGTGAGGTGTCGCCTGGGGGAAAGGTGCTAGGGCTGCCAAAGGTTGAACCTTCTTCACCTACACCACCCGGGCGGGCTTCTCTTTGCTGATCCTCCGTAGGTTCAGTATTCCGGTTCGAATGACTTTTTGACTCAATCGTCCCCTGATTTTGCTCGCCCTGCATGCTTGGGGAATCTCCAGCTTGACGCTGTTGGTCGTTCATCCCGGCCTGACCTGCAAACACGGAAACACCGGAAAACACGAGGAACGCGGACATACCCATGACGGTTAAAAGTTTTGTCATGTCACTTCTCCTTTGAATGGTGGTTATTATTAATTAAACGGCTCAGACTGTAAGGGTTAAATGTTGAAGGTTTTGGCCTCTGGATCCTAGTGTGAGGCTCAGAGGTCTCTTTCCAATTTATGGACGGTATCCTTCCGGGCGATCATCATATTCCTTCATATTGGATCTCCTGGATTGATACTGATCGTCGTTCTGCCGTTGGGAATCATAATCCCTCCGCGGAGCTGTCGTGTTGTACCGGTCAGACAACTGCTCCATATCTCTGTAATTTCCTTCGCGATTCTGGGAATACATGGACCTTTGCCTTTCACCTTGCAGATCATCATAGTTCGGCCTGTTTGAACGGGATTGGTTCCTGTATTCCCGATCGCCCGAATTATTGTAATTTCTTCCCTCGCTGCGAGAATATTGTTCATTTCCGCGATCCCGATAATCATTTGAATATGATCCTTGTCGATTTCGGGTAGATGAATTCTGCTGATCAGCCCCTTCATATTGAAAGGCTCGATCATGTGGCGGAAATTCGGTTGGGCTGAAGTTGTTACGTCTCGTCTGATAGTCTTCAGCATTCTGATCTTGATAGTGCCTTTGCCGATCATCTCCCGAACGGCTCATGCGAGAACGGTTCTGATCATATCGATCATACCCTTCCCGATTATTTCGGAAAGTTGGCGTGTCTTCGTAGTAGCGGTCTCGGATTTGGTCTCTCTCATCTAGTCGCTCGTTCCACTTGGCCAAATTCTGCCGTTCCTGTTCCGAAAGATCCCAATTCTTTTGCACATGGGCGCCGACATTTTCACCATCATTCAGAATGGGAAGATTCCCTAATTGATTCTGGGTGACTTTCATTTTGAAGGATTTATTCCCTGATCCCTCCAATGCCTGCCAGGGGACCGAAATTAACTGTCCGTCCGGTTTCCTGATAATGGCATAGGCAATGTCTCCGTTGTTATTCGTCATCACCCTGTAGACACTCCCGATTTCCTTGCCATCATTAGAATTGACCGAGTAATGAGCATCCTTATCCGAGATATCCAACCCGCCTAATTGCCCGGCTGGAAGAACAAAGTACTCCCCTTCCACTCCGGCTGTTCCATAGTAGTCCTCACTATTCCCCATGGACCGCACAAATGTGGCTGTATTGTTTTCACCTAATTTGGCTTTGACAAACTCCCCTTTTTGGAAATTACATTCGCCAAACCTAAAGCCCTGTTGCTGGGATGGCTGTGAATCACTAGACATCCCTGGAGAGCTCTGACCGGAAGCCCGTCCACTCGGATTTTCCAAAAGATTGCTAATCGAGGTTTGAGCGGAGGTAGAGGAGTCTCCTCCGGGAGAATTTTGGGTCATTTGATTTTTCCCGGAAGTGCTTTGCGCAGAAGATTTCCCGGTGGAATTCCCTTGGTCCATTGCGGAATGTTGATTTTTTTGGGACTCACCACTCATGGAAGACGATTGTGATGTTTGAGTTCCTTGCGGACAAAGCTGATTCGTTTGATCAGTGATCCGAAAAGTGATTCGTTCTCCATCACTAGTACGCAAGGTGATTTTCTCTCCATTCTTTTTGGAAATTTCGCCCTCAATGATTTGTTCAATGGCGTTCGAATGCCCCCGGTCCTCACGATGTGACCGGTCCTCCCGAGACATGCCGGATTCTGCTAACAGCGGTAATGTCAGCAGTGGAATGCCGGCGAGAAAAATTGTTTTGACCATGTGCCTTCGCAACTTCATGGTTTGTACCTCCCTAGGGGTTGGGGTTGAAAAATAAGATAATGGTCATGTTCGTCACAATAAATGTTTTTGTGTTCGGAACAACTGGTGAAAACCCTAGCGGTTTCCCAAGGGTTTATCACAGTTCGACCCGATGGGACGCCATGCTATACCGAATGAAACGGTTCCATATTATTCATTTAACGATTTGCAAGGAGGTCCGTATGACTACCAAAATTCGTCAGGTGCTTTCATCCAGTTCCATCACCGGTGACACAGTGCAGAATATGGATAGAGAAGACCTCGGAGAAATTAAAGATTTAATGATTGATCTGTCGGAAGGCCGGATTGCGTATGCCGTCCTTTCATTCGGAGGATTTTTAGGAATGGGAGATAAACTTTTTGCGATTCCCTGGGAAGCGTTGAGTGTGGTGCAGGAAGAAAAGGTGTTTCTCTTAAATGTACCAAAAGAAAAGTTGGAACAAGCCCCTGGATTTGACAAGGACAATTGGCCTGATATGGCTGATGTGACCTGGGGGCAGAGCATCCATGAATATTATGGGTACAATCCCTACTGGGGTTAAATACAAGGAGTGACCATTCTGAAGACAAACTTGACATTGGATGAATGCTGCTCAGAAAGAACCCGCCGTCCGGCGGGTTCTTTTTTTTCGAATCACACCTCCTCTTCAATAGTTGGGGTAGCGTCAATTTCCTTCTGAATTATCAAGGATTGACCCATTCCTTCCCGAATCCACAATCTTCTTCCGTGGTTACTCTAAAACCATTCCTGCAGGATAATAATTAACCAAGATTTCGATGGGTTCCGGCATGGATCACCAGAGATCAGCCAGGGTTTTATAGAGTTGGTGGGATGAATTCAAGCATGTAATCTTTTAATGAGGAAACACATCAACAGAGGAGGCATGGACATCTATGGCGATACCAGTGTTAAAAAAGTACAGGCGGATCATTCTCCCAAGGGTTCCATGGGACAGAAATATTTAGCCTCAGGTGTTGGATTGGCAATGCGATTATGGGAGGAATTACCAGTCGGGTACACACACGAATCATCTACCAGGGATTATGAAACAATCGGATATGTGATCCAGGGACGTGCTGAGCTTCAGCTTGAAGGGCAAACGCTTTTGCTGAATGCGGGAGAATGTTGGGTTGTCCCCAAGGGCGCGAGCCACAGTTATAATATTCTGGAAACCTTTACCGCCGTTGAGGCGACTCACCCTCCTGCACACATTCATGGGAGGGATGAAGTCTAGCTCCAGTTTGTCTTGGTTCCCCGTGGCGTTTTGGAAAACAAAGGAATTCAGCCTCCGACTGGGGGAAGGGGAGTGTCTGGAGCATGCTGAACCTTTTGATAAATTTCCAACGCCTCGGGCATCGCCTCTTTAAGACGTGTAATCCTTGTCTCATGGCTGGGATGGGTGGATAAAAATTCTGAGGGTGCCCCTTGGCTACCTTCCTGCATTCGTTGCCAGACCCGAACGGCTTCTTGAGGGTCATATCCCGCCTTGGCGGCAAGGAGAATGCCAATGGTATCGGCTTCGGATTCATGGGTCCGACTGTAGGGCAGGAGAACGCCGACTTTTGCTCCCAAGCCTAAGGCGGCCATGGTGGCTTGTCCTACTACCGGTCCCGCACCACTTGCGCCCAGCCCTACCGCCGCAGCGGAGAGCCCCGCTTGAGAAAGTACTTCCTGGCTCATACGCTCCGAACCATGGCGTGCGAGGGCATGGACCACCTCGTGTCCGAGAATGGCCGCCAGTCCTGCATCGTTTTTCGCAACGGGGAAGATTCCCGTATACACAGCGATCTTCCCGCCCGGGAGGGCGAAAGCATTTTTGGTCTGGTCATCTTTGATCACCGTCACTTCCCACTGGAATGCCTTGGCGTCTTCCGCAAACTTGGATTCTTTGGCGGCTTGAATAATCCTGTCCGCCACACGATTTACGGCTTCTTGTTCCTCAGCAGATTGAGATTGCTGGACCTTAGGATCGGAAAGAATTTGTTGAAAGGCCTGCTCTCCCATTTCTGCGGCCTGTGATTGAGGGACCACCACAAGTTGCGATCGATCGGTATACGGAACGGTTTCGCAACCCATGGCCATACCGGTCAACATACATAAAACACAG encodes:
- a CDS encoding PRC-barrel domain-containing protein, which encodes MNTRRRTSGTLGMALAFALIGGGMSLALSESGGSTHPSNELLLNANTLIGNTVIDKAGKELGTVKDLLIDQKTGQISYIVLSYGGTFGGTLGIGSENYSIPWAEVKLTKQDDKMMVQVAEAPIGEKAPAKNHPSVHNQQAAGIHTRDFNPATVETVDGTVENVNNDLFESGVATTDSLIVLDVKTSSGTERVRVAPDNYLKAQGVEVTEGDKVEVTGSRIMKEGESVIVASKIVLKRNGKVLTVRKIDGSPAWNMDGSVHTKSKTGHD
- a CDS encoding alpha/beta hydrolase codes for the protein MTWREFQRIQLVSRLNDRFLSYVEAGIGPPVILIHGIPVWGYLWHGIFSELARTRRVLIPDLLGFGFSDKADCFDRSIACQAHMIASWMTQLGIPRATIIGHDIGGGVALRLATLFPDRVQTLIVMNTVCYDSWPIELMLQFGHPEAHRKLSASLAVRLLRQALKGGFASSVNREVLDGLLAPYTTETGKLSLIRNAAALNTNLTTEITHLLSRIRIPTLVVWGQNDRFQPIHYGERLVKDIQGSRLIRVKDARHFVMLDQPEIVTRHLLEFFERTDEMSFRDTRV
- a CDS encoding halocarboxylic acid dehydrogenase DehI family protein, encoding MKNHPIPEEEAEKELDSIFHEIKQVFRVSGVNLNFRTWAAYPTFFPVLWESIRPVAETRVFEDSSDQLRALAARLAEKLPRLEVASSVRLGESQVFHIQAALELYHYINPKLLLITSAVEYACHHPTMTAFQSRQQDHELITRGIPRHMYPMEMIEETPDNATLRKTFRDLQRTLGLTRINSDYRTLALWPEYFLSVWHRLKSVIHQPRYMEAAVALQEAAQQMAGEVIPRLTLSEDQLMILGRKRQSFLETTSDFTHLLPPLILNIVLMSLDWRSREDLEMSPFPVGVPSPIMKSPT
- a CDS encoding MBL fold metallo-hydrolase, with translation MIIKQFHVESLGHASYLLGSEETGEAFVVDIQRDVEPYLKESRTQGMTIAYALETHQHNDYVTGIRELAERIPLQCLAGQHAKLGYDARPMADGERLTIGEIELQILHTPGHTPEHISVLVTDRSRGKEPVLLLSGGALLVGDVARPDLLGGTDEAAHHAEVMCKMLQEKILPLPDYVEVYPTHVRGSLCGGNIGSRLSTTIGYERRMNPLLADLDNKDHFVKHCLDLKHLPGVPPYWPRMRKMNSEGPPLLGTMPEPPALTPDQFCRQQEEGCLVVDCRQAEGFTTHIPGALNVGLGSSFATWAGTVIPADTRVLLVLDHPADLWEVSWQLLRIGYPTPAGWLAGGMFAWRTAAKPLHQLTQWSVWDLQAHLEKDSDLEVLDVRQPGEWAAGHIKNARFVTGSELPQRVQEIRKNLQVAVICGSGYRSSVAASYLQHHGYPNIVNVIGGMSAWKKANLPIIKD
- a CDS encoding PRC-barrel domain-containing protein; amino-acid sequence: MTTKIRQVLSSSSITGDTVQNMDREDLGEIKDLMIDLSEGRIAYAVLSFGGFLGMGDKLFAIPWEALSVVQEEKVFLLNVPKEKLEQAPGFDKDNWPDMADVTWGQSIHEYYGYNPYWG
- a CDS encoding cupin domain-containing protein, translated to MDIYGDTSVKKVQADHSPKGSMGQKYLASGVGLAMRLWEELPVGYTHESSTRDYETIGYVIQGRAELQLEGQTLLLNAGECWVVPKGASHSYNILETFTAVEATHPPAHIHGRDEV
- a CDS encoding M48 family metallopeptidase, encoding MLTGMAMGCETVPYTDRSQLVVVPQSQAAEMGEQAFQQILSDPKVQQSQSAEEQEAVNRVADRIIQAAKESKFAEDAKAFQWEVTVIKDDQTKNAFALPGGKIAVYTGIFPVAKNDAGLAAILGHEVVHALARHGSERMSQEVLSQAGLSAAAVGLGASGAGPVVGQATMAALGLGAKVGVLLPYSRTHESEADTIGILLAAKAGYDPQEAVRVWQRMQEGSQGAPSEFLSTHPSHETRITRLKEAMPEALEIYQKVQHAPDTPLPPVGG